A single region of the Aeromicrobium chenweiae genome encodes:
- a CDS encoding glycosyltransferase family 2 protein has protein sequence MIVRPAPLRTRPRVSVVIPCYNYGQFLPTAVGSVLDQAGLDVDVLIVDDASTDDSLDVAAALAAADDRVAVLAHERNAGHIATYNDGLAEVRGDYVVLLSADDAVPRNALTRAVTLMENHPGVGLVYGFPENFEDHLRDVPDVVRSWSVWSGQDWLERICRKGKNVIMSPEVVMRRAAWDEISSYDPRLPHAADMAIWLRTAQRWDIGRVNGPPQAFYRVHGENMHLTTYAGMITDLRERSLVFDLLLGAGSAAGTADAARLHAMARRALARTAVRLAVNEGIGADPDAPTDELADFARTLWPPVQRTREWQRYSRSARTDVVRPPKVTFAGRARTHLAWRQWRRYGT, from the coding sequence GTGATCGTGCGTCCGGCTCCCCTGCGGACGCGGCCTCGCGTCTCGGTCGTCATTCCCTGCTACAACTACGGCCAGTTCCTGCCGACTGCCGTCGGCAGCGTCCTGGACCAGGCCGGGCTGGACGTCGACGTGCTGATCGTCGACGACGCCTCCACCGACGACAGCCTCGACGTGGCGGCCGCGCTCGCCGCGGCGGACGACCGGGTCGCCGTCCTGGCGCACGAGCGGAACGCCGGCCACATCGCGACCTACAACGACGGTCTGGCGGAGGTCCGCGGCGACTACGTGGTCCTGCTCTCCGCCGACGACGCCGTGCCGAGGAACGCCCTGACGCGAGCCGTCACGTTGATGGAGAACCACCCGGGCGTGGGTCTCGTCTACGGCTTCCCGGAGAACTTCGAGGACCACCTGAGAGACGTTCCCGACGTGGTGCGCAGCTGGTCGGTCTGGTCGGGCCAGGACTGGCTCGAACGGATCTGCCGCAAGGGCAAGAACGTGATCATGAGTCCCGAGGTGGTCATGCGTCGCGCGGCCTGGGACGAGATCAGCTCGTACGACCCTCGGCTGCCGCACGCCGCAGACATGGCGATCTGGCTCCGCACCGCTCAACGGTGGGACATCGGCCGGGTGAACGGCCCTCCGCAGGCCTTCTACCGGGTGCACGGCGAGAACATGCACCTGACGACGTACGCCGGCATGATCACCGACCTGCGCGAGCGCTCCTTGGTCTTCGACCTGCTCCTGGGAGCCGGCTCCGCTGCCGGTACGGCCGACGCGGCCCGTCTGCACGCGATGGCCCGACGAGCCCTGGCCCGGACTGCGGTGCGGCTGGCCGTCAACGAGGGGATCGGGGCGGACCCGGACGCACCCACGGACGAGCTCGCCGACTTCGCCCGCACGCTGTGGCCGCCGGTCCAGCGCACGCGCGAGTGGCAGCGGTACTCACGATCGGCGCGGACGGACGTCGTACGGCCGCCGAAGGTCACGTTCGCCGGTCGCGCCCGCACCCACCTGGCCTGGCGCCAGTGGCGCCGGTACGGGACATGA
- a CDS encoding acetyltransferase, which yields MDNLILIGAGGLAREVGEAVAASGRYHILGVVDDDPALHGTSVGGMPVLGGLDQVFWDRSSYVVVCTGQGRTRQAIVARLADHDIGPSRFGTVVHPSVHVPPSCFLGVGSVLLAHVAITADARIGRHVVAMPNVTVTHDDVVGDYATLCAGVSLAGGVTVGAGAYLGTNASVRQDVHVGADSTLGMGSTLLDDLPDGETWVGVPARELARPPGWLSLTPVLEETS from the coding sequence ATGGACAACCTGATCCTCATCGGTGCCGGGGGGCTCGCCCGCGAGGTGGGCGAGGCGGTCGCCGCCTCGGGCCGGTACCACATCCTCGGAGTCGTCGACGACGATCCGGCGCTGCACGGGACGTCGGTCGGCGGGATGCCGGTGCTGGGCGGTCTCGACCAGGTGTTCTGGGACCGCAGCTCGTACGTCGTCGTCTGCACCGGCCAGGGCCGCACCCGCCAGGCGATCGTCGCGCGGCTCGCGGACCACGACATCGGACCCTCGCGGTTCGGCACGGTCGTCCACCCGTCCGTCCACGTCCCGCCCTCGTGCTTCCTCGGCGTCGGCTCGGTGCTGCTGGCCCACGTGGCCATCACGGCGGACGCCCGGATCGGCCGGCACGTCGTCGCGATGCCCAACGTCACGGTGACCCACGACGACGTCGTCGGTGACTACGCCACCTTGTGCGCAGGCGTCAGCCTGGCCGGCGGCGTCACGGTCGGTGCCGGGGCCTACCTCGGCACCAACGCGAGCGTGCGTCAGGACGTGCACGTCGGTGCCGACAGCACGCTCGGGATGGGCTCGACCCTGCTCGACGACCTGCCGGACGGCGAGACCTGGGTGGGCGTCCCCGCGCGGGAGCTGGCTCGGCCCCCGGGCTGGCTGTCCTTGACGCCCGTGCTGGAGGAGACGTCGTGA